The following are encoded in a window of Novosphingobium sp. THN1 genomic DNA:
- a CDS encoding TorF family putative porin, whose product MTRIHYLNGLAVLGAIAAVQAPQAMAQSVDAGVEATTDEVRRGLSWSDGEISASADASVGFAGLDASVRMAALRKSDRHANADVVGDVAIGKDWEAGAITLRTEAIGHFFGGADIGADYGEVGLGARYSIGPLQVRADAFYAPKQDAIGGDNLYLRGSANFGVPALPISLSASLGYTTGDTKDARSARLRPAGDYADWRLGVEYNQFPFTIGLDYAGTDIDTSGVSVSPYADLKHAGDRVLGRVRLSF is encoded by the coding sequence ATGACCCGCATCCACTATCTGAATGGCCTGGCAGTTCTTGGCGCGATCGCAGCGGTGCAGGCGCCACAAGCGATGGCTCAATCGGTGGATGCGGGTGTGGAGGCAACCACGGACGAAGTCCGGCGCGGGCTCAGCTGGAGTGACGGTGAAATCTCCGCCTCGGCTGATGCCAGCGTCGGCTTTGCCGGGCTGGATGCCTCGGTGCGAATGGCGGCGCTGCGCAAGTCTGACCGTCATGCCAATGCCGATGTCGTGGGCGACGTGGCGATCGGCAAGGATTGGGAAGCCGGGGCGATCACGCTGCGGACGGAGGCCATCGGGCACTTCTTCGGCGGCGCCGACATCGGTGCCGATTATGGCGAGGTGGGCCTTGGTGCGCGGTATTCGATCGGGCCGCTGCAAGTGCGGGCCGATGCCTTCTATGCGCCAAAGCAGGACGCGATCGGCGGGGACAATCTTTACCTGAGAGGATCAGCGAACTTTGGCGTGCCGGCGCTGCCGATCAGTCTCTCCGCTTCGCTGGGCTATACCACGGGCGACACGAAGGATGCGCGCTCGGCCCGGCTGCGACCGGCCGGGGATTATGCCGACTGGCGGCTGGGCGTGGAATACAACCAGTTTCCGTTCACCATCGGGCTCGACTATGCGGGCACCGATATCGACACATCGGGCGTCTCGGTTTCGCCCTATGCCGATCTCAAGCACGCTGGCGACCGGGTGCTGGGGCGCGTGCGTCTTTCGTTCTGA
- a CDS encoding nucleotidyltransferase family protein — MTKPLVSDVAMVLSAGLGKRMRPLTATRPKPLVQVAGKPLIDHALDKLDEAGVARAVVNVHYLADAMEAYLAQRKSPAIAISDERDQLLETGGGMVKALPLIGTDPFFCLNSDNIWLDGPRNVFAHLSDHWDADRMDALLLLVPHARAFNYRGKGDFHMDAMGRISRRRTGRVAPFIYSGIQIVSHRLLRDAPEGPFGTMLLWQRAIEEGRLYGLSHLGLWYEVGEPQMIVPTEAALKRD, encoded by the coding sequence ATGACCAAGCCCCTTGTCAGCGACGTGGCCATGGTTCTCTCGGCAGGACTGGGCAAGCGGATGCGTCCGCTCACGGCAACGCGCCCGAAGCCGCTGGTGCAGGTGGCGGGCAAGCCGCTGATCGACCATGCGCTGGACAAGCTTGATGAAGCCGGCGTGGCCCGCGCGGTCGTCAACGTCCATTACCTTGCCGATGCGATGGAGGCTTACCTTGCGCAGCGGAAAAGCCCGGCCATCGCGATTTCGGACGAACGCGATCAGTTGCTGGAAACCGGTGGCGGGATGGTCAAGGCGCTGCCGCTGATCGGCACCGATCCGTTCTTCTGCCTCAACTCCGACAATATCTGGCTCGACGGGCCACGCAACGTCTTCGCGCATCTTTCGGATCACTGGGATGCCGACAGGATGGATGCGCTGCTGCTGCTCGTGCCCCATGCGCGGGCGTTCAACTATCGCGGCAAGGGCGATTTTCACATGGACGCCATGGGCCGCATTTCGCGGCGCCGGACCGGCCGTGTCGCGCCGTTCATCTACAGCGGCATCCAGATCGTTTCGCACCGCCTGCTGCGCGACGCACCCGAGGGACCGTTCGGGACCATGCTGCTGTGGCAAAGGGCCATCGAGGAAGGGCGGCTCTACGGCCTGTCGCACCTGGGGTTGTGGTACGAAGTGGGCGAACCGCAGATGATCGTCCCGACCGAGGCTGCGCTGAAGCGCGACTGA
- a CDS encoding aminoglycoside phosphotransferase family protein — MDLTIPPSVDAFLNKAGWIGATVEPLPGDASFRRYFRIRRTAGNAMLMHAPPPNEDPEPFLRAAKWLDANGLRAPHVLAEDPQQGFVLLEDFGEVRMREYLDAWPQDEEEVYRHAIDALLQLRKLPAGPFTGYTLAEYQREARLFIEWYVPTQSLYVDGRGWNAAWEEVLSHLLPRQRPGVTVLRDYHAENIMLLNGLDRQGLLDFQDALNGHPAYDLVSLLQDARRDVSPELEARMLDYYLQKTGEGDEFLADYARLGAQRNAKIVGIFVRLWKRDGKPRYLDYIPRVWALLERDLAHPALAPVAAWFDANIPAELRASLGGSFTV; from the coding sequence ATGGACCTGACTATCCCTCCGAGCGTCGATGCCTTCCTGAACAAGGCGGGCTGGATCGGCGCTACTGTCGAGCCACTGCCTGGCGATGCATCGTTCCGCCGCTATTTCCGCATTCGCCGGACAGCGGGAAATGCCATGCTGATGCACGCGCCACCGCCCAATGAAGACCCTGAGCCGTTCCTCAGGGCTGCCAAGTGGCTCGACGCGAATGGCCTGCGCGCGCCCCATGTCCTTGCCGAGGACCCGCAGCAGGGCTTTGTCCTGCTGGAAGATTTCGGTGAGGTGCGCATGCGCGAATACCTCGATGCCTGGCCGCAGGACGAGGAAGAGGTCTATCGCCATGCCATCGACGCCCTGCTGCAGCTGCGCAAGCTGCCGGCAGGGCCATTCACGGGATACACCCTTGCCGAGTATCAGCGCGAGGCGCGGCTGTTCATCGAGTGGTACGTGCCGACCCAGTCACTCTATGTCGACGGGCGGGGCTGGAACGCGGCTTGGGAAGAGGTCCTGTCGCACCTGCTGCCGCGCCAGCGCCCCGGGGTTACTGTCCTGCGCGATTATCATGCCGAGAACATCATGTTGCTCAACGGCCTCGATCGGCAGGGGCTGCTGGACTTTCAGGATGCCTTGAACGGCCACCCGGCATACGATCTGGTCTCGCTGCTGCAGGATGCGCGCAGGGATGTCTCGCCGGAACTCGAAGCGCGCATGCTGGACTATTACCTGCAGAAGACCGGCGAAGGTGACGAGTTCCTGGCCGATTACGCCCGGCTTGGCGCGCAGCGGAATGCCAAGATCGTGGGCATCTTCGTGCGGCTGTGGAAGCGTGATGGCAAACCGCGATACCTCGATTACATCCCGCGCGTCTGGGCTCTGCTGGAACGCGATCTGGCGCATCCAGCGCTGGCTCCGGTGGCCGCGTGGTTCGATGCCAATATCCCGGCCGAACTGCGGGCCAGCCTGGGCGGATCGTTTACGGTATGA
- the folE gene encoding GTP cyclohydrolase I FolE: MSSLVGPDEDDDLARGKPPVPEDVQDAIRTLIRWSGDDPSREGLLDTPKRVARAWKEYCLGYGEDPASHLSRQFEEVGGYDEIVLLKDIPFQSHCEHHMAPIIGKAAIAYLPRHKVVGISKLARVLHGFARRLQIQERLTAEVAQCIWDNLKPHGVAVVIEASHACMTARGVRTPGVGMVTSRMMGTFLDDTRSRKEVLSLMGY; this comes from the coding sequence ATGAGCAGTCTGGTAGGGCCCGATGAAGACGACGATCTGGCCCGGGGCAAGCCACCTGTTCCCGAAGACGTTCAGGACGCTATTCGCACGCTGATCCGGTGGTCGGGCGACGATCCATCACGCGAGGGACTGCTTGATACGCCCAAGCGCGTCGCGCGTGCCTGGAAGGAATATTGCCTCGGCTATGGCGAGGACCCGGCGAGCCATCTGTCGCGACAGTTCGAGGAAGTGGGCGGCTATGACGAGATCGTGCTGCTGAAGGACATTCCTTTCCAGAGCCATTGCGAGCATCACATGGCACCGATCATCGGCAAAGCGGCGATTGCCTATTTGCCGCGGCACAAGGTTGTCGGCATCTCCAAGCTGGCGCGGGTCCTTCACGGGTTTGCGCGTCGGCTGCAGATCCAGGAGCGCCTGACCGCCGAGGTGGCACAATGCATCTGGGACAACCTCAAGCCGCATGGGGTGGCGGTGGTCATCGAGGCGAGCCATGCCTGCATGACCGCGCGCGGCGTGCGGACGCCTGGCGTGGGCATGGTGACGAGCCGGATGATGGGCACGTTCCTCGACGATACGCGAAGCCGCAAGGAAGTGCTCAGCCTGATGGGCTACTGA
- the tsaE gene encoding tRNA (adenosine(37)-N6)-threonylcarbamoyltransferase complex ATPase subunit type 1 TsaE, whose translation MIFELPDIGSSAVLAREIAAKLRPGDVIALSGGLGAGKTTLARSIIAALGHTGEVPSPSFAIIEIYDPPAVRLPLVHADFYRLDDPSEAEEIGLDDYREGAALLAEWPEHAGGFAHEPGCLSILLESTENGRRAIVTPGRDWIERVPWT comes from the coding sequence GTGATCTTCGAATTGCCCGACATCGGCAGTTCGGCTGTCCTTGCCCGCGAGATCGCGGCGAAGCTGCGTCCGGGCGATGTGATTGCGCTGTCCGGCGGCCTTGGCGCGGGCAAGACAACGCTCGCGCGGTCGATCATCGCCGCACTTGGGCACACTGGCGAAGTGCCCAGTCCCAGCTTTGCCATAATCGAGATTTACGATCCGCCGGCGGTGCGGCTACCGCTGGTTCATGCCGATTTCTATCGTCTGGACGACCCGTCCGAGGCCGAGGAGATCGGGCTGGATGATTACCGCGAAGGTGCGGCGCTTCTGGCGGAGTGGCCGGAACACGCCGGGGGCTTTGCGCATGAGCCGGGGTGCCTCTCGATCCTGCTGGAATCCACGGAAAACGGCAGGCGGGCCATTGTAACGCCGGGGCGCGATTGGATAGAGCGAGTGCCATGGACCTGA
- the ahcY gene encoding adenosylhomocysteinase encodes MVCRAVDFSGESFVASVLDAKNDYVIADIGLADFGRAEIRIAETEMPGLMALREEFGASQPLKGARITGSLHMTIQTAVLIETLVALGAEVRWATCNIFSTQDHAAAAIAAAGIPVFAIKGETLAEYWDYVGSIFDWGDDQTANMILDDGGDATMFALWGARVEAGEKLFEPSNAEEIEFVRALNAFLKKKPGYLTQSVKNIKGVSEETTTGVHRLYQIAKDGKLPFPAINVNDSVTKSKFDNLYGCKESLVDAIRRATDVMLAGKVACVAGFGDVGKGSAASLRQGGARVMVTEIDPICALQAAMEGYEVVTMEEAVKRCDIFVTATGNEDVITAEHMKAMKPMSIVCNIGHFDSEIQIAALDNYNWTEVKPGTDLVEFPDGKQIIILAKGRLVNLGCATGHPSFVMSASFTNQTLAQIELFTKAENYKNEVYVLPKHLDEKVAALHLEKLGVQLTKLSKKQADYIGVPESGPFKPDHYRY; translated from the coding sequence ATGGTCTGCCGCGCAGTTGATTTTTCAGGAGAAAGCTTCGTGGCCAGCGTGCTTGACGCCAAGAACGACTATGTGATCGCCGATATCGGCCTTGCCGACTTCGGCCGCGCCGAAATCAGGATCGCCGAGACCGAAATGCCCGGCCTCATGGCCCTGCGCGAGGAATTCGGCGCATCGCAGCCATTGAAGGGCGCGCGCATCACCGGTTCGCTGCACATGACGATCCAGACCGCCGTGCTGATCGAGACGCTGGTTGCGCTGGGCGCCGAAGTGCGTTGGGCCACCTGCAACATCTTCTCGACGCAGGACCATGCCGCCGCTGCCATCGCCGCTGCGGGCATCCCGGTCTTCGCGATCAAGGGCGAAACCCTTGCCGAATATTGGGACTACGTCGGTTCGATCTTCGACTGGGGTGACGACCAGACCGCCAACATGATCCTCGACGATGGCGGCGATGCCACGATGTTCGCGCTGTGGGGGGCGCGCGTGGAAGCGGGCGAGAAGCTGTTCGAACCTTCGAACGCCGAGGAAATCGAGTTCGTCCGCGCGCTCAACGCCTTCCTCAAGAAGAAGCCGGGCTACCTCACGCAGTCGGTCAAGAACATCAAGGGCGTTTCGGAAGAGACGACCACGGGCGTCCACCGCCTGTATCAGATCGCCAAGGACGGCAAGCTGCCTTTCCCGGCGATCAACGTGAACGACAGCGTCACCAAGTCGAAGTTCGACAATCTCTATGGCTGCAAGGAATCGCTGGTCGACGCGATCCGTCGCGCCACCGACGTGATGCTGGCTGGCAAGGTCGCCTGCGTTGCCGGCTTCGGCGACGTCGGCAAGGGTTCGGCAGCGTCGCTGCGCCAGGGTGGCGCGCGCGTCATGGTCACCGAAATCGATCCGATCTGCGCTCTGCAGGCGGCGATGGAAGGCTATGAAGTTGTCACCATGGAAGAAGCGGTCAAGCGCTGCGACATCTTCGTGACCGCGACCGGCAACGAGGACGTGATCACCGCCGAGCACATGAAGGCGATGAAGCCGATGTCGATCGTCTGCAACATCGGCCACTTCGACAGCGAGATCCAGATCGCCGCGCTCGACAACTACAACTGGACCGAAGTGAAGCCGGGCACCGACCTCGTCGAATTCCCTGATGGCAAGCAGATCATCATCCTTGCCAAGGGCCGCCTGGTAAACCTCGGCTGCGCCACCGGCCACCCGAGCTTCGTGATGAGCGCAAGCTTCACCAACCAGACGCTGGCGCAGATCGAGCTGTTCACCAAGGCCGAGAACTACAAGAACGAGGTCTATGTCCTGCCCAAGCACCTCGACGAAAAGGTGGCGGCGCTTCACCTCGAGAAGCTGGGCGTGCAGCTGACCAAGCTCAGCAAGAAGCAGGCCGACTACATCGGCGTGCCGGAATCAGGTCCGTTCAAGCCGGATCATTATCGCTACTGA
- a CDS encoding peroxiredoxin: MTIAVGDKLPDVKIVKATAEGPEAVQSADYFKGKRVALFSVPGAFTPTCSAKHLPGYVEKAADLKAKGIDEIACTAVNDPFVMKAWGAASGSSDVTMLADGNGDLAEALGLTMDGSGFGLGKRGQRFSMVVNDGVVEQLFVEAPGDFKVSSAEHMIENI; encoded by the coding sequence ATGACAATCGCTGTTGGAGACAAGCTGCCCGACGTCAAGATCGTCAAGGCGACTGCCGAAGGTCCGGAAGCCGTGCAGTCGGCCGATTACTTCAAGGGCAAGCGCGTGGCGCTGTTCTCCGTCCCCGGTGCCTTCACCCCGACCTGCTCGGCCAAGCACCTCCCCGGCTACGTTGAAAAGGCCGCTGACCTGAAGGCCAAGGGCATCGACGAGATCGCTTGCACCGCCGTCAACGATCCCTTCGTGATGAAGGCTTGGGGCGCAGCTTCGGGCTCGAGCGACGTGACCATGCTGGCAGACGGCAACGGCGACCTCGCCGAAGCGCTCGGCCTTACGATGGACGGTTCGGGCTTCGGCCTCGGCAAGCGCGGCCAGCGTTTCTCGATGGTCGTCAACGATGGCGTCGTCGAACAGCTGTTCGTCGAAGCTCCGGGTGACTTCAAGGTCAGCTCCGCCGAGCACATGATCGAGAACATCTGA